A DNA window from Daucus carota subsp. sativus chromosome 3, DH1 v3.0, whole genome shotgun sequence contains the following coding sequences:
- the LOC108210841 gene encoding uncharacterized protein ycf45 isoform X2 encodes MSITSLLFFSCSKLSRNPIPSLREIGGPICKWNKYSPTHCVSLTAQAAAVMGEDEDDDYDLHSLLQILPRDIHENIRLGSNQAQLLEVVLDLGRLPQAHYLGVSGRQYLRNSEVSLQELEHAQDAVGEFGGDNRAGITGTLHRISAIRSRNGSLVGLTCRVGRAVRGHIAMVQDLLQYGESILFVGRPGVGKTTVMREIARVLSDEHHKRVVIVDTSNEIGGDGDIPHPAIGGARRVQVPTPLMQHKVMIEAVENHMPEVIIVDEIGTEAEVQACRSIAERGVMLIGTAHGEQLENIIKNPTLSSLIGGVQTVTLGDLEARSRNSKKSILERKAPPTFPFVIEMRERHYWITHRTEKSVDFILRSKKPLVEVRRRDEQFNVVIERWKQVD; translated from the exons ATGAGCATCACATCTCTCTTATTCTTCAGTTGCTCAAAATTATCAAGAAACCCAATTCCATCTCTACGTGAAATTGGTGGTCCTATTTGCAAATGGAACAAATATTCACCTACTCATTGTGTGTCTCTCACTGCCCAAGCTGCTGCAGTCATGGGggaggatgaagatgatgattatGATTTACACTCCCTCTTGCAG ATTCTTCCACGTGATATACATGAAAATATTCGTTTGGGATCGAATCAAGCTCAACTCTTAGAG GTAGTACTGGATCTAGGCCGTTTACCACAAGCACACTATCTAGGTGTTTCTGGTCGACAGTATCTAAGAAATTCTGAG GTGTCATTACAAGAGTTGGAGCATGCTCAAGATGCAGTTGGAGAATTTGGGGGAGATAATAGAGCTGGAATTACTGGTACCTTGCACCGCATATCTGCAATTAGAAGCAGAAATGGTTCATTAGTTGGTTTAACTTGCCGAGTTGGCAGGGCTGTCAGGGGTCATATTGCTATGGTCCAAGATCTTCTTCAGTATGGAGAAAGCATCTTGTTTGTCGGAAG GCCTGGTGTTGGCAAAACTACTGTTATGCGAGAAATTGCTCGTGTGTTGTCAGACGAGCATCACAAAAGAGTG GTTATTGTTGATACAAGCAATGAAATAGGAGGTGACGGGGATATTCCTCACCCAGCAATAGGAGGGGCTCGAAGAGTGCAGGTTCCAACACCATTGATGCAACACAAAGTCATGATTGAGGCTGTTGAGAATCACATGCCCGAAGTCATCATTGTTGATGAGATTGGTACAGAAGCTGAAGTTCAAGCTTGTAGATCAATTGCTGAGAGAGGGGTTATGCTTATTGGCACAGCTCATGGAGAGCAgctagaaaatataataaagaatCCTACTCTGTCTAGTCTG ATTGGAGGAGTACAAACTGTGACCTTAGGCGATCTAGAAGCTCGAAGCAGAAATAGCAAGAAAAGCATTCTTGAGAGGAAAGCTCCTCCCACTTTTCCTTTTGTGATAGAGATGAGGGAGAGGCACTACTGGATTACCCATAGG ACAGAAAAAAGTGTAGATTTCATCCTTCGAAGCAAAAAGCCACTTGTCGAG GTTAGGAGGAGAGATGAGCAGTTCAATGTTGTTATTGAGAGATGGAAACAAGTTGATTGA
- the LOC108210841 gene encoding uncharacterized protein ycf45 isoform X1 has product MSITSLLFFSCSKLSRNPIPSLREIGGPICKWNKYSPTHCVSLTAQAAAVMGEDEDDDYDLHSLLQILPRDIHENIRLGSNQAQLLEVVLDLGRLPQAHYLGVSGRQYLRNSEVSLQELEHAQDAVGEFGGDNRAGITGTLHRISAIRSRNGSLVGLTCRVGRAVRGHIAMVQDLLQYGESILFVGRPGVGKTTVMREIARVLSDEHHKRVVIVDTSNEIGGDGDIPHPAIGGARRVQVPTPLMQHKVMIEAVENHMPEVIIVDEIGTEAEVQACRSIAERGVMLIGTAHGEQLENIIKNPTLSSLIGGVQTVTLGDLEARSRNSKKSILERKAPPTFPFVIEMRERHYWITHRTEKSVDFILRSKKPLVEVISTTYRCASNNIGNKSTSKCETGHNL; this is encoded by the exons ATGAGCATCACATCTCTCTTATTCTTCAGTTGCTCAAAATTATCAAGAAACCCAATTCCATCTCTACGTGAAATTGGTGGTCCTATTTGCAAATGGAACAAATATTCACCTACTCATTGTGTGTCTCTCACTGCCCAAGCTGCTGCAGTCATGGGggaggatgaagatgatgattatGATTTACACTCCCTCTTGCAG ATTCTTCCACGTGATATACATGAAAATATTCGTTTGGGATCGAATCAAGCTCAACTCTTAGAG GTAGTACTGGATCTAGGCCGTTTACCACAAGCACACTATCTAGGTGTTTCTGGTCGACAGTATCTAAGAAATTCTGAG GTGTCATTACAAGAGTTGGAGCATGCTCAAGATGCAGTTGGAGAATTTGGGGGAGATAATAGAGCTGGAATTACTGGTACCTTGCACCGCATATCTGCAATTAGAAGCAGAAATGGTTCATTAGTTGGTTTAACTTGCCGAGTTGGCAGGGCTGTCAGGGGTCATATTGCTATGGTCCAAGATCTTCTTCAGTATGGAGAAAGCATCTTGTTTGTCGGAAG GCCTGGTGTTGGCAAAACTACTGTTATGCGAGAAATTGCTCGTGTGTTGTCAGACGAGCATCACAAAAGAGTG GTTATTGTTGATACAAGCAATGAAATAGGAGGTGACGGGGATATTCCTCACCCAGCAATAGGAGGGGCTCGAAGAGTGCAGGTTCCAACACCATTGATGCAACACAAAGTCATGATTGAGGCTGTTGAGAATCACATGCCCGAAGTCATCATTGTTGATGAGATTGGTACAGAAGCTGAAGTTCAAGCTTGTAGATCAATTGCTGAGAGAGGGGTTATGCTTATTGGCACAGCTCATGGAGAGCAgctagaaaatataataaagaatCCTACTCTGTCTAGTCTG ATTGGAGGAGTACAAACTGTGACCTTAGGCGATCTAGAAGCTCGAAGCAGAAATAGCAAGAAAAGCATTCTTGAGAGGAAAGCTCCTCCCACTTTTCCTTTTGTGATAGAGATGAGGGAGAGGCACTACTGGATTACCCATAGG ACAGAAAAAAGTGTAGATTTCATCCTTCGAAGCAAAAAGCCACTTGTCGAGGTAATCTCTACCACATATCGTTGTGCTTCGAACAATATTGGCAATAAGAGTACATCAAAATGTGAGACTGGCCACAACCTATAA